From the genome of Aminivibrio pyruvatiphilus:
TGCAGCGCCCCGGAGATGCAGCCCGACCAGGCGGCGAGATTTTTTACGGCCCGGTCCGTCACCGGGCGGACAAACACAGTATCGGAGACGCAGAACCGGCCGCCCGGGCGGAGCACCCGGAAGGCTTCCTTCAGCACCTTTTCCTTGTCGGGTGAAAGATTGATGACGCAGTTGGAGATGATCACGTCCACGGTGCCGCTCTCGAGGGGCATGTCCTCTATGTACCCCTTCACGAGGGTTACGTTGTCCAGCCCGTTGAGGTTTTTCGCCGCTGTCTCGAGCATCTCGTCGGTCATGTCCAGCCCGATGACTTTTCCGAAGGGTCCCGTGGCCTCCGAAGCCAGGAACAGGTCGAGTCCCGCGCCGCTTCCGAGGTCGAGGACGGTCTCCCCGGGATGTATCCGTGCTTCGGTCAGGGGGTTGCCGCAGCCAAAGGACTGCCCGGCCATGCCCTCCGGGGTTTTACCGAGTGTGGCGCCGTCGTAGTTGCCTTTCGTCATGTTCAGAATATCGGTTCGCCCCGCCGCCCCGCAGCACCCTCCCGAACCGCAGCAGCTGGAAGTGCTTTTGATCGCCCTGGCGTACCGTTCTTTCACGTAGTCCCTGATGTCGTCCATAGCCCGGCTACCTCCTTTCCCCGTCCGCGAGGTTTTCCAGAAAGCGGGGAAGATCCTTGATGAATGCCCGTATCTCGTCCCTGACCCGCCGGTAGCAGTCCAGCTTTTCTTCCTCAGTTTTCTTTCCCCGGGCCAGCTTCGGGGGGTCGTCGAACCCCCGATGGACGACCCTGGATCCTCCGGGGAAGAAGGGGCACCGTTCGTCCGCATCGCCGCACACGGTGATCACGAAGTCGAAGGGAATGTCCAGGAGTTCCGTGACGTTTTTTGACCGGTGTCCGGAAATGTCCGCCCCGGCCTCTTTCATCACCGCCACGGCGTTAGGGTTCAGACCGTGAGTTTCGATTCCGGCAGACCAGACATCAATGATGTCCCCGTGGAAATGACGGGTCCAGCCTTCCGCCATCTGGCTTCGGCATGAGTTTCCCGTGCAGAGGAAAAGCACCTTCGTCCTGTCCTTCATTCGTTGTCTCTCCTTTCGGGCTGACCGCAGCAGCTTTCTTGCCTTGACCGGAGGGAAGCGAGTTTCTCACTGTCATCGGCAAACACGGAATTATCCCGGGCCGATTGCCGGATCCACTCCATCAGGCCGGGGGCTACGGTTTCCGACAGCCTGTAATAAACCCATTTCCCCCGTTTTTCCCATTCCACCAGGCCTGCGGCGCCGAGGATGCTCATGTGCCTGGAAACAGTGGCGGGGGAGAGGCAGAGCAGATCCCCCACCTGGCAGACGCACAGTTCCCCGGTGACGGTCAGTGCCAGAAAGGCCCGAAGGCGGTTTCTCTCTCCAAGAGCCTTCATTTGGGCAATAATCGATTCCATGACACTCTCCTTCCTATGATTCGTCATTTCGACAGATGACGAAATGAATATAATCTTCTCCCGCCTTCCTGTCAAGAGAAAAAATCCCGCTCCGAACAGGCCGGAACGGGACTTTTCCCCTCTACCGAAACATCCCGAAAAGACGGGATATGGCTGCGACGACCGCCGCTGCGATGAGGATGAGCAGTCACGGAGGACAGGCGAAACCTTTTCTTTTTTTCTCACCATCACTCATGGTTTATCACCCCCTGGGGGTATTATAGCAGAGAATGCCCGGAAGAAACGGGGGGGTGTTACGCCTGAAAAACTGCAGCATCAGGGCCGGGACCGCTCTCCTGCGGAATGTTCCTCCGCTTCGCTCCGGATGTTGCCCGATCGCTGCACCGGGAAGAAAACGGGAAGCTGAGGATTCCGCTCAGGAAAATATATGGTACATTATGGATCTCTATCGAGCGAATTGTATTTTGAAAGGACGTGGTTCGGCTCCATGACATGGTTCCTGTATCTGGCGGCGGGAGTGTCCCTCGCCGTGTCGGCGGCTGCGAGCAGAGAGAAGACGAAGAAGGCTCTGAAAAAGGCGTGGAACAGCTTCATGAACGTTCTCCCGGCCCTGGCCGCCATGCTGTTTCTCGTTTCCATTTCGATCGCCCTTCTTCCCGAACGGGTTATTGCAGCCCTCATCGGCGAGGAGAGCGGGTTTTTCGGTCAGGTGCTGGCGTCTCTTATAGGTTCCATAACGCTGATTCCGGCCTTTGTGGCCTTCCCCATGGCGAAGGTGCTTCTGGAGCATGGAGCCGGGGCGGCCCAGATGGCGGTGTTCGTCTCCACCCTCATGATGGTGGGCGTGGCCACCGCTCCCCTGGAGGCCTCCTTCTTCGGCTGGAAGGCGACCCTGCTCCGCAACGGCATGGCTTATTTCTACTCGTTCGTGGTGGGGTATGTTGTCTGGCTGGCGGTGACGGCATGGATATGAAAAAAACACTGAAGAGATGGCGCGCTGCCCTTGTCTCCCTGGCCGTCGCCCTTCCCCTCGGGATTTTGTTCCCCGAAGCGGGAGAGCGGGCCCTGGGGCTCCTCGGGATCAACGTGGCGACCATCCTGGGTATCCTTCCTCCCGTCTTCATTTTGCTCGGGCTGTTCGACGCCTGGATTCCCCGTGAGCGGGTCGCTCCCCGCCTGGGAGAGGGCTCCGGCGCACGGGGCATCGTCCTTGCCGTCCTGCTGGGGGCCGGTTCTGCCGGGCCTCTCTATATCGCCTTCCCAGTGGCCGAGGTCATGCTCAGAAAAGGGGCTTCGCTCCGGAATGTCTTCATCTTCCTTGGTTCCTGGTCCACCATGAGGGTTCCCATGATCCTGTTCGAGATCCAGAACATGGGCTATGTCTTCGGTCTCTCCCGCTACGGCGCGTCCCTCGCCGGCATTCTCGCCATGGGGTACCTCACGGACCGCTTCCTGGGACAGGATGAAAAGACCCGCCTGCTCTCCAGGTTCGGCGAAGAGGACCCCCCTTTCAAAAGCGGACCTTCGTTTCAGTAATTTCCGGTACCTCCGGGATCGGGTTGTGGGGTACAATACCCGGTGGCATATTTGACTCCGGTTCAGGAAAGAGGTTGCATATGGGCATTCTGAGAAAAGCGAACGTGTGGTTCTGGATCCTGGCCCTCGCCGCCGGGATGGGATTTCTCGGCTACAGGATCGCCGTGCCTTCCGGCGCCCAGCAGAGGACACCTCCCCCGTCGCCCGGAATCACAGTGACCGTGTATGAGGTTCAGCCCAGGGTCTGGGAGATCTGGCGCAGTTTTTACGGCACGGTACGTTCCGCCCAGGTGCAGAGGGTGAACTCCCACACCAGGGAAGTGATCGAGGATGTGGCCGTGGAAGTGGGCGATACGGTGAAGAAGGGGGACCTCCTCATTTCTCTCGCCAGCCAGAGCCAGGCCGCGGTGCTCAGCGCGAGGCAGGCTGCCTACGAGGACGCGAAGGCCCGCTACGAAAGCCTGCAGAAACTCTACCAGGCCGGGGGTACTTCGAAGCAGGAGCTCGACCGGGCCAACGTCCAGCTCAAGGACGAATCCGCAAAGCTCCGGGACGCCCGGACCACCGTATCGAGAACGCAGATCCGCTCCGCCCTCAACGGCGTGGTGGTGCGGCGTTCCGCCGAAAAGGGAGAGTTCGCCGAACCGGGGCGGGAGCTGCTCGCCGTGGCGGACTTCGACCGGAGGGAAGTGGAGATGCTCATTTCACCCACCATCCGCGGCCTGATCATCCCCGGAATGGACGTCCTCGTCAAGGCGCCCTGGGGGGGCGAGACCACGGGCAAAATCTTTCGCATGGACCCCGAAGCCGACACCGCCACGGGATTTTTCCGCGCCATCGTGCGGCTGCCGTCAGACTGCAAACTCATTCCGGGCGACTACGTCCGGATGGATGTCCGCATGGCCTACAGGGAGAATGCCATTGCCGTTCCCTATGAGTCAATCCTCCGCGAGGACGGAAAGCCCTATGTCTTCGTGGTGTCGGGAGATGAAGCTTCCAGGAGGGATGTCGCTGCGGGAGATGGCAGCGGCGGCTACGTGGAAGTTCTCGAGGGCCTCGCTCCGGGCGAACGGGTGGTGAAGACCGGGGCAGGCAGCCTCTATGAAGGTGCCCGCCTGGTCATTTCCAACGGAACACTGAGGAAACCGGGACAGGGCCCGGATGCGGAGAATAACGACAGTACCGGAAGTTCCGGAGGAAAGTAGTCCATGAACCTTATCAGCATCTCCATACGGCGTCCGGTGCTGACGCTGGTCATCGTCATTCTTTTCGTGCTTCTCGGCCTTTCAGGCATGAGAGGCATGGGTATATCCCTCCTCCCGAAGATCGAGGTTCCCTTCGTGTCCGTAAGGACCTCCTACACCGGGGCGGGTCCCGAGGACATGGAAACCCTGGTGTCGAAACCCCTGGAAGACGCCATCAGCCAGGTCCAGGGGGTCAGGCGCCTTGAAAGCACCTCCCTGGAAGGCATTTCCTTCGTTTTCATCGAATTCGACCCCGACATCAACCTTGCCGATGCCGCCCTCGACGTGGCCAACCGGGTCCGGACGGTGAATCTCCCCGAGGACGCCGACGACCCCGTGGTCAGGAAGTTCGACATCAACGCCCGGTCCTTCATGTCGGTGGTCTTCACATCTACGCTGCCTCCCCAGCGGGCCAGGGACATTCTGGAAGACAGGGTGCAGAGGCAGCTCTCCCAGGTGGTGGACGTGGCCGACGTCTCCCTGGACGGCGGCCTGACCCGGGAGATTCACGTGGAACTCGACCCCGTGGCCCTGGGGAGTCTGGGCCTGAGCATCCGCCAGGTCACCAACATCCTGAAGAGCGGAAACTACAGTTCCCCCTCGGGGCGCATTTCCCTCGGCGACCAGGAATCCATCCTGCGGGTCGTGGGGGAATCCGTCTCGGTCCGCGAGCTGGAAGAAGTACAGATCCCCCTGCCGGGG
Proteins encoded in this window:
- a CDS encoding arsenate reductase ArsC, which codes for MKDRTKVLFLCTGNSCRSQMAEGWTRHFHGDIIDVWSAGIETHGLNPNAVAVMKEAGADISGHRSKNVTELLDIPFDFVITVCGDADERCPFFPGGSRVVHRGFDDPPKLARGKKTEEEKLDCYRRVRDEIRAFIKDLPRFLENLADGERR
- a CDS encoding ArsR/SmtB family transcription factor, which codes for MESIIAQMKALGERNRLRAFLALTVTGELCVCQVGDLLCLSPATVSRHMSILGAAGLVEWEKRGKWVYYRLSETVAPGLMEWIRQSARDNSVFADDSEKLASLRSRQESCCGQPERRDNE
- a CDS encoding permease, whose translation is MYFERTWFGSMTWFLYLAAGVSLAVSAAASREKTKKALKKAWNSFMNVLPALAAMLFLVSISIALLPERVIAALIGEESGFFGQVLASLIGSITLIPAFVAFPMAKVLLEHGAGAAQMAVFVSTLMMVGVATAPLEASFFGWKATLLRNGMAYFYSFVVGYVVWLAVTAWI
- a CDS encoding permease, whose amino-acid sequence is MKKTLKRWRAALVSLAVALPLGILFPEAGERALGLLGINVATILGILPPVFILLGLFDAWIPRERVAPRLGEGSGARGIVLAVLLGAGSAGPLYIAFPVAEVMLRKGASLRNVFIFLGSWSTMRVPMILFEIQNMGYVFGLSRYGASLAGILAMGYLTDRFLGQDEKTRLLSRFGEEDPPFKSGPSFQ
- a CDS encoding efflux RND transporter periplasmic adaptor subunit, which encodes MGILRKANVWFWILALAAGMGFLGYRIAVPSGAQQRTPPPSPGITVTVYEVQPRVWEIWRSFYGTVRSAQVQRVNSHTREVIEDVAVEVGDTVKKGDLLISLASQSQAAVLSARQAAYEDAKARYESLQKLYQAGGTSKQELDRANVQLKDESAKLRDARTTVSRTQIRSALNGVVVRRSAEKGEFAEPGRELLAVADFDRREVEMLISPTIRGLIIPGMDVLVKAPWGGETTGKIFRMDPEADTATGFFRAIVRLPSDCKLIPGDYVRMDVRMAYRENAIAVPYESILREDGKPYVFVVSGDEASRRDVAAGDGSGGYVEVLEGLAPGERVVKTGAGSLYEGARLVISNGTLRKPGQGPDAENNDSTGSSGGK